Genomic DNA from Chloroflexota bacterium:
CGCAAGATCGTGGATGGCATTAATCGGACGCTCGATACCGTCGTCGAAAAGATATTTTGGTACGAACAACTGCTCGACGCGATTCCGGTTGGAGTTTCGGTGACCGACCTGAATATGAACTATACGTTCGTCAACAAGCCGGTCGAAGAGTTCCTAGGCGCGCGGCGCGCGCAACTCGCCGGCACACGGTGTAAAGACTGGAGCGCCGACATCAGCCAGACCGGTTCGCGCGCGACGTTTCATCAACAGGGCAAGGATTTCCAAGTGGATTCGGCGTACCTCGTCAATCGCCACGGCGAGCGGCTAGGACACGTCGAAGTGATACGCGAGGTGACCGCGACGACGCGTCGCAACGAGTACACGCGTGTCGAACTCGAACGCTTTACCGGCAATATGCGGAAATTCGCGGAAGGCAATCTCGATCTCGATCTGCGCGTTGCGGAACCGGACGAATACACGCGCGGGACGCATGAAAATTACACCAAGCTCAACCATAGTTTGCGCCAAGTGCGTGACTCGGTTGCCATGCTCCTTGCCGATGTGAACGCGCTCTCGCAGTCGGCGGTCGAAGGCAACTTGACCCAGCGCGCGGAGGCGAGCCGGCACGGCGGCGATTTTCGCAAGATCGTCGAAGGCGTGAACGCGACGCTCGACGCGGTGACGCAACCGGTCAACCAGACGAAACAAATTCTCGGCATGATCGCGCAAGGCGACCTCACCGTCAAAATGAACGGACACTATCGCGGCGATTTCGCGTTGTTGGGTGAAAGCATCGAAACGATGGTGGGCGGACTCAACCGTCTCGCGGCGCAATCGCAACTGAGCGCGTCGCACATTGGTTCGGCGGCGTCGCAAATTCTCTCGTCGTCCACGCAAATGGCGGCGAACACGCGCGAGCAAGCGAGCGCGGTGAATCAAGTGACGAGCACAGTCAGGCAAATCAAAGTGTCGGCGGAGCAAGTGGCGCACCGCGCGCAGAGCGTTGCCGCGCAGGCGACACATGCGATGCAAGTCGCCGACAAGGGCACTGCCGCCGTCGAAGAGACGATGGAATGGATGCACGATATTCGCGGCAAGGTCGAAGCGATTGCGGAAAATATCTTGGCGTTGTCCGAACAAACGCAACAGATCGGCGCGATCATTGACACGGTCAGAGATATTGCGGGGCAGTCGAACATTCTCGCGCTCAACGCCGCCATCGAAGCGGCGCAAGCTGGCGAAGCGGGACGCGGCTTTCGCGTCGTCGCGGACGAAGTGCGTAACCTTGCCGAACAATCGCGCCAAGCCGCCGCACAAGTCAAAGTGATCCTGGGTGACATTCAAAAAGCGACGAACCGTGCGGTGATGGCGACGGAGCAAGGCACCAAAGGCGTGAACGTCGGCAGTGAAACCGTGTCGCGCGCCGCGCACACGATCCAGGAATTGACCGACTCGGTGTCCGAATCGGCGCAAGCGGCGCAAGAAATTGTCGCCGGGGTGGAACAGCAAACGATCGGTCTCGACCAAATCGTTGTGGGGATGAACGAGATGACCCAAGCTGCGCAGCAGACCGCGAACGGCGCGGCGCAATCGCAACAAGCCGCGCAAACGCTGACCGACACCGCCGCCGCGTTGCAACAATCGGTTGCGCGCTTTACGGTCGCAAAATCTGGCTAACCCAGGCGAGACCGTGTGACCATGTGCCTGTGGTCATGGGACATTCGGTAAACCAACACCCTATCAACTTGGGCGCGAGAGGAGAGTATAATGAGCGTGTATGAAAGCGTCGTGCAAATTGCGACGCCGTACTTTGAGAATACCGCCAAGACGGAAACATTTCTAGCGCGGCAATGCCGGTCGCATCTCAATTGCGAACCCAGCAATCTAAAAGCGAGCGATCTCTGGAATCTGGCGCACTGGGCGATGATTTCCGGCGGGATGATGATCGGCAAAGAACGCGCTGAAGAGTTGGGTGACAAGATTCGCGACCTACGCAAGACGATGTGACCGATTACGGCATAGCACTCGTGGGAGACAGTTATGTTCAACCTTGATGACGACATCATGCGCCAATTGCGTGCGACCTTCAAAATCGAAGCCGCCGAACATATTCAGGCGATGAACCGCGTCCTCCTCGCGCTCGAACAGAATCCCGAAGAGCAAGAACGCGCCGCGCTCCTCGCGGAAATTTTCCGCGAAGCGCACAGTCTCAAGGGCGCGGCGGGCGCGGCGGATTTTCCCGATGTGGAAAAAACCGCGCACAAGTTGGAAAGCGTATTTGGCGCGGCAAAGACCGGCAAACTCCAATTGACACGCGATTTGTGTGATGTGCTGTACGCCGGGATTGATTCGGTCGGCGAAATTGTCGAAGCGTCACTCGCCGAAAAAGACCACGGACTCGATTTGCCCGCGTTGTACGCGCGGCTCGACGCCGCCGAATGCGGACAAGTGATCCGCGATGCTCCCGCTGCACCCGTGATGCCCGCGCCGGTGATCGCGCCTCTCTCACCGGTTCCCTCGAATGGCGCGTCCGCGCCGACACCGCAAGCCGTGGTCGCACCACTTCCCGCGCCGGCAGAGCAACCGTTCGAATCGCGCGCAATCGCGGAACCGCGCAACAAGCCCGCGCCAGAAAAAGAACGCCGCAAAGCCGGCGTGCACGGTGCGCCCGC
This window encodes:
- a CDS encoding HAMP domain-containing protein encodes the protein MLKHLDDLSLQTKLIGIAVLCASVIAVGTLVGAMGMYQINDQTLQIYNHDLQTLRQVDQIVADMYQIRGDTYKFILNSLQRGVTQKQIDAVSAQTTAALTALEAMTRERDDQALIGNLASAWIKYQRALKDVLDNAQAGKEGASTFSMDAGDALTAQRAFTLAADAVRAKMLARAANAKAHGDMIFTVASALALVGGVLGVAIVLTLGIVIARRTTGAVAQTVQMIQEMGKGQLTRRLRLQRRDEIGVLAGTMDQFADDLQHLLNHNLAHIAEGDLDIAITAFSAQDEIAAAETRMIASLRALVNEINTLNHAATEGKLNVRGNAQKFNGGYRQVVQGMNDTLDAVIGPLNVAAEYVDRIAQGNIPAKITDPYRGDFNELKNNLNTCIDAIHALVADTDRLNQAALIGQFETRADAAKHAGDFRKIVDGINRTLDTVVEKIFWYEQLLDAIPVGVSVTDLNMNYTFVNKPVEEFLGARRAQLAGTRCKDWSADISQTGSRATFHQQGKDFQVDSAYLVNRHGERLGHVEVIREVTATTRRNEYTRVELERFTGNMRKFAEGNLDLDLRVAEPDEYTRGTHENYTKLNHSLRQVRDSVAMLLADVNALSQSAVEGNLTQRAEASRHGGDFRKIVEGVNATLDAVTQPVNQTKQILGMIAQGDLTVKMNGHYRGDFALLGESIETMVGGLNRLAAQSQLSASHIGSAASQILSSSTQMAANTREQASAVNQVTSTVRQIKVSAEQVAHRAQSVAAQATHAMQVADKGTAAVEETMEWMHDIRGKVEAIAENILALSEQTQQIGAIIDTVRDIAGQSNILALNAAIEAAQAGEAGRGFRVVADEVRNLAEQSRQAAAQVKVILGDIQKATNRAVMATEQGTKGVNVGSETVSRAAHTIQELTDSVSESAQAAQEIVAGVEQQTIGLDQIVVGMNEMTQAAQQTANGAAQSQQAAQTLTDTAAALQQSVARFTVAKSG